GTTGATCAAGATCTTTCAAAGAAAGAACAGACGCAATGGATGGCAAATGAGGCGAGGAAAAGACTTCCTGAAGACTCTTATGCAGCAAAAATGTATGATTTCGTAAAAAGTAAATACGATGCAAAGGTACCTTGGGAGCAAGCTCGCGATGAGGTCTATACTCGCTACCAAGTGAACCAGGAAGATGGATATACTATCACCTCCCAAAACATTTACTGTAACGGTTGTTTTGTGGGAGGCATTAATTTTGCCTCAAGTATTGTCAGCCTTTTATACGGAGAAGGAGACTTAAAAGAGACCATAAAAATTGGTGTTTTAACGGGTTGGGATTCCGATAACCCCACAGCAACTTGGGGCGGGCTTTTGGGATTTATGTATGGTAAAGAAGGAGTCGAAAATACATTCGGACGCAAATTTTCAGATAAATTCAATATTCATAGAACCCGGGTGAATTTCCCGAATGATGGAATGGACGATTTTACTAATATGGCCCAGACTGGCGTTTATATTGTAGATCGAGTAGTTCAAGAAGGAATGGGTGGAGGTATCGATCTCGATAAAGACGTTTGGTATATTCCCTCGGTTGAATTAGATATAAAGCCTGGAAATTAATTTGTTTTAATCTTCCAGCCTGACAATAGCCTACAGAATCCTGTAGGCTTTTTTTATATCCATTTTAAGGATTCACTGTTATTCACAATAGAAAGTTCTCGAAACACCAGTATAAATAATTCATTGTCAAAAGTTTAATCTTCTTTAGGTTCAGAAAAAATCAATCTCCCCAATTTACCAGCAGTTGTACATCGGTTTTTGGATCAGCCAACAAATTCCTCTAAATTCATTCAAAACCACTCTTTATCAGATTATTTCTATCTCTCCAAATACATCAATACATGACATTTGATTTAAAGTCTATCTTACCTGTTGAACCACATGCCTTTGTTTTTACTTTTTTGATATTCATATCTATTTGTGCCCAGTCATTCTCTCAGCAACCCACCAACTACACTTCTTTTAAGCCAGGAGGCCAATGGTTAGCTGATGATGGAGAGCATATTGATAGCCATGGAGGAAACATTATTTATGTGGAATCAACACAAACTTATTATTGGTATGGCGAGCATAGAGGGACTCCCCGAGGTGCTTCTTGTTATTCTTCAAAAGACCTTTACAATTGGAAAAATGAGGGCGTAGTTTTAGAGAAGGGAGAAATTGAAGTGTTCGAAAGGCCAAAAGTTATCTATGATGAAGTGAATAAAAAATTTGTCATGTGGTTCCATTTTGATAATTCTAAATATTTGGCTGCGGAGCTGGGTGTTGCTGTAAGTGACACCCCTACTGGACCATTTGAAATTCAAGAGCATTACCGCCCTAATGGTCATGAGTCAAGGGATATCGGTATGTATTTCGAGCCAGATACCAAAAAAGCCTACATAGGATATGCCGCAGATCATATCAACAAAACCATTAGAATGGTCGAATTATCTGAAAATTACTTGGCTACTACCTCCAAGGATGTTGATATTGAGGCGCATTGTGAAGGCCCAGGAATACTAAAGAAAAATGGAAAATTCTACTTGTTAACAAGTGGATGCTCAGGTTGGACCCCTAACCCTGCGACTTATTACACTGCAGAAAACATTATGGGTCCATATACCAAACATGGTAATCCTTTTGTTGGAGATGCAGGAAACAATTCATTCAATTCCCAGCCCTGCTTTATTTTTAAAATCCCAGGCTACAAAGATGCATACCTCTATATGGGAGATCGATGGAATGGGCGTGGCAAGCCTGAATCCGAATATGTATTCCTTCCAATCACGATTACTGAAGAAGGAGAAATGGAAATCCATTGGTACAATGAATGGGATCTCAGCATGTTTACCCCAGAAAAGAAAAATTAACCCAATAGGGATTAATTATCTCACTTTAAAAAAGAGTGTTTTAAAATCCAGTTTTAACCATCCACTATCATGAATAAGTTAATCAACACTTGTATTTTATCGGTTCTTTTGACCCAGTTTTCCTGTGCACAGAACAATTCATCCACCTCACCTACCCCAGAAGGCAATCTTGCAGTGGTAGAAGCTTTCCCAGCTTTGTCTTTTACCCGACCAGTGGATTTCCAGCATGCAGGAGATAATACCAAAAGACTGTTTGTTGTAGAGCAGAGAGGAGTAATTTCTGTTTTTGAAAATGATGCTAATGCCTCAGAAAAAACCGAATTCCTTTCTTTAGAAAGTCAAGTTGATGATTCCGGAAATGAGGAAGGCTTATTGGGGCTTGCTTTCCACCCTGAATTTGTGAGCAACGGCTATTTTTATGTGAATTACACAGCATCCAATCCAAATAGAACAATTATTTCAAGATTTTCCGTTTCTGCTTCCAACCCGAATCAGGCAGATCCTGCAAGTGAACTGGTACTTTTGGAATTCGAACAACCCTACTCCAATCACAATGGAGGACAAATTTCCTTTGGTCCAGATGGCTTCCTTTATATCGCTGTAGGTGATGGAGGAAGTGGTGGTGATCCGAAAGAGAATGGTCAAAACAAAAATACGCTGCTTGGAACGATCCTTCGAATAGACGTAAATAAGTCAAACGGCTCAAAAAGCTATTCTATTCCTTCGGACAATCCATTTGTTAATAACTCAAATGGATTTAGAGAGGAAATTTACGCTTATGGTCTTCGGAATCCTTGGAGATTTAGTTTTGACACCGCCAACGGACAGCTTTGGGTGGGTGATGTTGGACAAAATAAATTTGAAGAAATAGATATCATCAAAAATGGAGGAAACTATGGGTGGAACAGAATGGAAGGATTCCACTGTTTTAAACCATCCGATTGTGATAAAACAGGCTTGGAAATGCCAATTTGGGAGTATGACAGGTCAAATGGAGACATTTCTGTGACTGGGGGCTTTGTTTACCGGGGTTCAAATTTTAAGGAATTAGAAGGTTTATATGTTTATGCGGATTTTGTATCAGGAAGAATTTGGAGCTTAGATGCTTCTTCTCCTGCTAGCCCAGTCAATAAAGAACTTTTCGATATGGACTTTGCTATTTCATCCTTTGGAGTCGACCAAGACCAAGAGCTTTACATCTGTGGTTTTGATGATAAAATATATAAGTTCAAAAAGATTAATTGAGAATAATGGATTGACCCAAAAGAAGTAAATACAGATTGCATTTATTCCAAATAGGATAATTTAATACAAGACGCTCCCAAAAATTCTATCACTTCAAAAATTCGGTAACAAAAAAAGCCTCTCCTTACAACAGGAGAGGCTTTTATGTGTAATTAGGCTTTTACTTTTTGATCAATCGCTTGTTCATAACCAGCTGACCGGTTCTTATCTGCACCGTATACAGTCCTGAACTCAAATGGTCAATATTGATCTTATAGACTGCGTTTCCGCTTTCTACTCCTTCTTTCTCATAAACCAATCTTCCGACAGCATCAAAGATCCTGATCCCCACATTGACTGTTTGATCCAGTTCAATTTCAAGGGTCACATCAGATTCTGTAGGATTCGGATACATATTGAAATCTCCGAATTTAGGTTCACGGCTTAGCTCAATCACCCTTTCGATGGTCTGGCCTGCACGATCGGTACTAAATACTGTAATCCTTGCTGTGGCAGGTATTTTAGCACCTTTCCAAATGATTGATTTACCAACCAGTTCAAAATCAGCATTCTCAGCGATGGCATAGGTATGCTGATCATCCACAGCATCAATCGTTCTTAGATCACCAATCACACTTCCATTTCTGGTATCTCTCTTAAGGATGGTATTGCTCAACTTAATATCGGATGCCAATGGCTTATCTTCTACAAGCACATTCACTGTTATCGGTTCCTCAAGTATAAACCAATCGTTTTCTGCCAGTCCTGTGTTAAACTTATAGAGTCCGGACTGAAGGGAATTATACGATTCAGTATTGATGGTCAGGTCGATGTCTTTTCCTTCAAACCAATCAGAACTCATACTTGTGATCATTTTCTCGATTTCTTCAGAAGAAGTGTTCCAAGGAACAGTTACCAAATCAGTGACCACTCTCTTATTCTTGCCTTTTGCCTGATGGATGGCAATTGAACCACCCCCCAAGACTGTAGCAACATCCGAGTTATCATCAGCTCCTTTACCGTTATCATAGATGAGGCCTGAGTCGCCCCAGATTTTGATTCGGAATTCATCCGGAACAGATCCACCGTTATAGTCTCCATCGAGAGCAACTAAGGTAAATTTATATCCTGGAACTCCATTGATGGTTCCTTCACCTCTGTATGTAGCTTTCTTACCGGATATCACCAAAGTACCTGATTCATGTAAGGTGGACTTGAAGTTCAAATCTGCTGCTTTGAATTGGAATTCAGTATTTCCATCCACTTGGCTGGATCCCTTCTTGTACTTAGAAACAAATCCAAAGTTTGCTTTACCTGTCAGGCTTTTATCTGCCATATATGCCCCTTCTGGAGACATAATCCAGCCACCACCGGTGACAAAGTTTCCATTCGGATCATAAATCGGTAAGTAAGCCACAGATTCTACGAGTCCTGTACATTCAACTATAGTTGCTGATATTTTATAGACAACTGGTAGGCTAATTAATTCATCATCCGCTGATAAAGTTATTGTTGCCAAACCTGAATCATCTGTCAAAGCGATTTCCTCATAGACTCCATTATCTAAGGAGAATGTTACCTCAACTCCCGCAACAGCAGGAGATACGGTTGCTTTTAGAACTGCATCGTTTCCTAGCGGAACAGGAGTACCTGATTCGGAAGCATCAATGGTTAAAGGTACATTATCAAATATAGTCACCGTGGCATCAGCATTGGCTGTATTACCGACTGCATCCGTTACAGTTACCGAAACGACATTGTCGCCCAGGTTGTCGCAATCAAACGTAAAGGATGTTGGGCTAAATACCACATCACTACAGTTATCGGTCGCTGCAAAAATATCAGTTGCCTGCAGCGTCACTGTGTTTGTTAAGCCCAGTACTGCCGTTGGTGTTGGCGTTATTACGGTAATCACCGGAGCAGTTACATCTTTTACAATGACATTTTGAATAGCAGTAGATCTATTTCCACTACCATCATCAAAGGTCCAATTGATTTGGTAAGTGCCTTGCGCTGTATATTCAGTTGGATCAGTAGTCGTTCCTGTGATTGTACCACCACAATTGTCTGTGGTGGTTGGAGCACCAACTGACACACTGCATTCACCTGTCGCATCAGCCAAGATTGGGATCACTGGTGCTTCCGCATCTAGTACGGTAACCCTGAAGCTCTGCTGTATCGCTCCGTTGCCCGCTGCATCTACAGCGTCCACCGTTACGGTAGTAGTCCCTACGGGGAAAAATGAACCGGGGTCAATATTATAGCTGATGGTAGCACCAGGGCAATTATCAGCCACAGTTGCATTGAAGTTCACCACTGCACCACACTTGTTAGGATCATTGCCCGTCGTAATATAAGCCGGAACGGTAATCACCGGAGCTTGTATATCTACTACGGTTACGGTAAAGCTCTGCTGTATCGCTCCGTTACCCGCAGCATCAACCGCATCTACAAATACAGTAGTAGTCCCTACTGGGAAAAATGAACCGGGGTCAATATTATAGCTGATGGTAGCACCAGGGCAATTATCAACCACAGTTGCGTTGAAGTTCACCACTGCACCACAAGCATCGGCATCGTTGTTCACAGTGATGGGTGCTGGTACAGTCACTACAGGTGCTTGTGTATCTACTACGGTTACGGTAAAGCTCTGCTGAGCTGCTTTATTACCTGCTGCATCTTCCGCGTCCACCGTCACGGTAGTAGTTCCTACTGGAAAAGTAGCATTAACATAGAAATCAAGTGAATTTACAGAACCTAGGCCACTTAAGGTTATCAAGCCTCCGTTTCCACTGGTGGTACAATTGTCCGTAGCAGATACCCTCACGTTGACAGTGCCACTGCACGTACCAGGATCATTGCTCACCGTAATATCTGCAGGAACAGTCACTACTGGGGCAGTGTTATCTTCTACTGTAATGGTGGTAGCTGCTTCGCTGAATGCCCCTTTGCTATCGGTAACTCTTAACGTAACTGGTGTTGTACCCAACGAGTAAGGCCCTGCCGGGCTTACGCTAAAGGAAATCTCATCACCATCTGGGTCAGAGGAACCATTGTCAAAATCAGCAGCGGTAGCGGTACCCTGACAATTTGCATTTGCAGAGACCGTGACAGGCTGTGCAACTGCGATCGGTGGCTTATTGCAGTAACCATTTGGATCGGTTATCGTCACCGTATAGGAAGCAGAGGTTTTATTCCCTGCAAAATCTTCAAAAGTTAAACTGATTCTGATAGTTCCAATGTTGGCACAAGTATAAACTTCTCCATTAGAAATAATTGGGGGCTCAAATTCACAGTTATCATATTG
Above is a window of Algoriphagus machipongonensis DNA encoding:
- a CDS encoding glycoside hydrolase family 43 protein; this encodes MTFDLKSILPVEPHAFVFTFLIFISICAQSFSQQPTNYTSFKPGGQWLADDGEHIDSHGGNIIYVESTQTYYWYGEHRGTPRGASCYSSKDLYNWKNEGVVLEKGEIEVFERPKVIYDEVNKKFVMWFHFDNSKYLAAELGVAVSDTPTGPFEIQEHYRPNGHESRDIGMYFEPDTKKAYIGYAADHINKTIRMVELSENYLATTSKDVDIEAHCEGPGILKKNGKFYLLTSGCSGWTPNPATYYTAENIMGPYTKHGNPFVGDAGNNSFNSQPCFIFKIPGYKDAYLYMGDRWNGRGKPESEYVFLPITITEEGEMEIHWYNEWDLSMFTPEKKN
- a CDS encoding PQQ-dependent sugar dehydrogenase; this translates as MNKLINTCILSVLLTQFSCAQNNSSTSPTPEGNLAVVEAFPALSFTRPVDFQHAGDNTKRLFVVEQRGVISVFENDANASEKTEFLSLESQVDDSGNEEGLLGLAFHPEFVSNGYFYVNYTASNPNRTIISRFSVSASNPNQADPASELVLLEFEQPYSNHNGGQISFGPDGFLYIAVGDGGSGGDPKENGQNKNTLLGTILRIDVNKSNGSKSYSIPSDNPFVNNSNGFREEIYAYGLRNPWRFSFDTANGQLWVGDVGQNKFEEIDIIKNGGNYGWNRMEGFHCFKPSDCDKTGLEMPIWEYDRSNGDISVTGGFVYRGSNFKELEGLYVYADFVSGRIWSLDASSPASPVNKELFDMDFAISSFGVDQDQELYICGFDDKIYKFKKIN
- a CDS encoding HYR domain-containing protein: MIGKLLRICVLFISILYIVPTTQGQIVNITQNFDYSGGPIQQYIIPSGVTSVAIEVLGADGGNILGGSLVSGGKGATAIGTFSVNPGDVLELRIGAAGPNATLPKVGANGISMLSIAPGGGDASAVYFMSNPLVIAGGGGGSGGSGPGFGGTNTTTGGTSGGNPGIPGGSNGSGGQGGGWISESGADAYGGGGGGGYLSGGANGDNSLNIVDLPSAGPGVGGTILKGGTGGTGVDAGFGGGGGGGGYSGGGGAFGGGGAFNTSITNGGGGGSYVRNTATNVMITAGTKGGGNGNNGKVIFVLNPNKPPIAVAKTLTVSADSNCQGTATASLFDGGSTDPDGDPLTFSVSPVGPYPLGVTAVNLTVEDGKGGSSTAATTITVEDNTPPVLMVQDVTLEIGPDGTADADPTTNGVLIAQYDNCEFEPPIISNGEVYTCANIGTIRISLTFEDFAGNKTSASYTVTITDPNGYCNKPPIAVAQPVTVSANANCQGTATAADFDNGSSDPDGDEISFSVSPAGPYSLGTTPVTLRVTDSKGAFSEAATTITVEDNTAPVVTVPADITVSNDPGTCSGTVNVRVSATDNCTTSGNGGLITLSGLGSVNSLDFYVNATFPVGTTTVTVDAEDAAGNKAAQQSFTVTVVDTQAPVVTVPAPITVNNDADACGAVVNFNATVVDNCPGATISYNIDPGSFFPVGTTTVFVDAVDAAGNGAIQQSFTVTVVDIQAPVITVPAYITTGNDPNKCGAVVNFNATVADNCPGATISYNIDPGSFFPVGTTTVTVDAVDAAGNGAIQQSFRVTVLDAEAPVIPILADATGECSVSVGAPTTTDNCGGTITGTTTDPTEYTAQGTYQINWTFDDGSGNRSTAIQNVIVKDVTAPVITVITPTPTAVLGLTNTVTLQATDIFAATDNCSDVVFSPTSFTFDCDNLGDNVVSVTVTDAVGNTANADATVTIFDNVPLTIDASESGTPVPLGNDAVLKATVSPAVAGVEVTFSLDNGVYEEIALTDDSGLATITLSADDELISLPVVYKISATIVECTGLVESVAYLPIYDPNGNFVTGGGWIMSPEGAYMADKSLTGKANFGFVSKYKKGSSQVDGNTEFQFKAADLNFKSTLHESGTLVISGKKATYRGEGTINGVPGYKFTLVALDGDYNGGSVPDEFRIKIWGDSGLIYDNGKGADDNSDVATVLGGGSIAIHQAKGKNKRVVTDLVTVPWNTSSEEIEKMITSMSSDWFEGKDIDLTINTESYNSLQSGLYKFNTGLAENDWFILEEPITVNVLVEDKPLASDIKLSNTILKRDTRNGSVIGDLRTIDAVDDQHTYAIAENADFELVGKSIIWKGAKIPATARITVFSTDRAGQTIERVIELSREPKFGDFNMYPNPTESDVTLEIELDQTVNVGIRIFDAVGRLVYEKEGVESGNAVYKINIDHLSSGLYTVQIRTGQLVMNKRLIKK